In one window of Pseudooceanicola aestuarii DNA:
- a CDS encoding polysaccharide biosynthesis/export family protein — translation MKSNATRWARSVAIVAAVSLASSCSVLPRTGPNKREIYAGSVQQEGDAFIVAVNDRVTRATAVIPALGFSDAFRNAAQLGSDTIRPGDVLSLTIWENVDDGLLAGEAQNSTVLEAVQVDGAGFIFVPYAGRIRAAGNTPEAIRRIITDKLEEQTPDPQVEVRREAGDGATVTLVGALGGQGVYPIERPTRTLSAMIANAGGLAIEPELAQITVIRGDMRSTIWFQDMFDDARYDIALRNGDRILIEEDTRAFTALGATGSQARIDFESQTLSGIEAIAQAGGLTATAADPTGVFVFRNEAAEIAGQVLGRDDLIGAQRMVYVLDLTQPNGMFMARDFMIRDGDLLYVTEAPFTQWNKTISALTGTLGSVGTVSNAASGF, via the coding sequence GTGAAATCCAATGCAACCCGATGGGCGAGATCCGTCGCGATCGTGGCGGCCGTATCGCTGGCGTCGTCCTGTTCCGTGCTCCCCCGCACGGGCCCGAACAAGCGCGAAATCTACGCCGGCTCCGTGCAGCAGGAAGGGGACGCCTTCATCGTCGCGGTCAATGACCGCGTCACCCGTGCGACCGCGGTGATCCCGGCCCTGGGCTTTTCCGACGCGTTCCGAAATGCCGCGCAACTCGGCTCTGACACGATCCGGCCGGGCGACGTGCTCTCGTTGACGATCTGGGAAAACGTCGATGACGGGCTGTTGGCGGGCGAGGCGCAGAATTCCACCGTGCTGGAAGCCGTGCAGGTCGATGGTGCGGGCTTCATCTTCGTGCCCTATGCCGGGCGCATCCGCGCTGCCGGCAACACCCCCGAGGCGATCCGCCGGATCATCACCGACAAGCTGGAAGAGCAGACCCCCGATCCCCAGGTCGAGGTCCGGCGCGAGGCCGGCGACGGGGCCACCGTGACACTGGTCGGCGCCCTGGGCGGCCAGGGCGTCTACCCGATCGAACGGCCGACCCGCACATTGTCGGCGATGATTGCCAATGCCGGCGGGCTGGCGATCGAGCCGGAGCTGGCACAGATCACCGTGATCCGGGGAGACATGCGCTCGACCATCTGGTTTCAGGACATGTTCGACGATGCCCGCTATGACATCGCCCTGCGCAACGGCGACCGCATCCTGATCGAGGAAGACACCCGTGCCTTCACCGCTCTGGGGGCCACCGGGTCGCAGGCACGGATAGATTTCGAATCGCAGACGCTGTCGGGGATCGAGGCCATCGCCCAGGCCGGCGGCCTGACCGCCACCGCCGCCGACCCCACCGGGGTCTTCGTCTTTCGCAACGAGGCCGCCGAAATCGCAGGCCAGGTACTGGGCCGCGACGACCTGATCGGTGCGCAAAGGATGGTCTACGTGCTGGACCTGACCCAGCCCAACGGCATGTTCATGGCCCGTGACTTCATGATCCGGGACGGCGATCTGCTCTATGTGACAGAGGCACCGTTCACCCAGTGGAACAAGACGATCTCGGCCCTGACCGGGACATTGGGATCGGTCGGCACCGTCAGCAACGCCGCCAGCGGGTTCTAG
- a CDS encoding capsule biosynthesis protein yields the protein MTAQPQDRQVFLFLQGPHGPFFARLGRMLRLAGAEVWRAGFNAGDAAFWPGADSYIPHTGAVADWPDHFDRIVAERGVTDLVLYGDTRTIHTCAIARARQAGLRVHVFEEGYIRPYWVTYERDGSNGHSRLMRMGLPEMRRALENCDLDTPLPPAKWGDMRHHIFYGAAYHGLVLLANRRYRGFRPHRSLSVTQEFRLYLKRLLLMPFTALERIAASSRIRRGGFPYHVALLQLEHDASFQTHSPFASMAEFIEEVMRGFAEGAPRHHHLVIKAHPLEDGRAPIRATIRRLRAELDLHGRVHYVRGGKLAQLLADARSAVTVNSTAAQQVLFRGIPLKVFGDAVFAKPEFVSSQPLADFFAGAARPDATAYRDYRRFLLETSQVAGGFYSARARRQLLRLVVDMMLDPADPYDALKSGTAAPRQQLRVVN from the coding sequence ATGACAGCGCAACCCCAGGACCGACAGGTGTTTCTGTTCCTACAGGGCCCGCATGGGCCGTTCTTTGCCCGGCTGGGACGCATGCTGCGGCTGGCCGGGGCCGAGGTCTGGCGCGCGGGGTTCAACGCCGGCGACGCCGCTTTCTGGCCCGGGGCCGACAGCTATATCCCCCATACCGGCGCGGTGGCCGACTGGCCCGACCATTTCGACCGCATCGTGGCCGAACGCGGCGTGACCGACCTGGTGCTGTACGGCGACACGCGCACCATCCACACATGCGCCATCGCCCGCGCCCGTCAGGCCGGGCTGCGGGTCCATGTCTTCGAGGAAGGTTACATCCGGCCCTATTGGGTGACCTACGAACGGGACGGTTCGAACGGTCATTCCCGGCTGATGCGCATGGGCCTGCCGGAAATGCGGCGGGCGTTGGAAAACTGCGATCTGGACACGCCGTTGCCACCGGCGAAATGGGGCGATATGCGCCACCATATCTTCTACGGCGCCGCCTATCACGGGCTGGTCCTGCTGGCCAACCGGCGCTATCGCGGATTCCGGCCGCATCGCAGCCTGAGCGTGACCCAGGAATTCCGCTTGTATCTCAAACGCTTGCTGCTGATGCCCTTCACCGCGCTGGAGCGGATCGCCGCGTCTTCCCGCATCCGGCGGGGCGGCTTTCCCTATCATGTCGCGCTGCTGCAACTGGAACATGACGCGTCCTTTCAGACCCATTCTCCCTTTGCCTCCATGGCCGAGTTCATCGAGGAGGTGATGCGCGGTTTTGCCGAAGGCGCGCCGCGCCACCATCACCTGGTGATCAAGGCCCATCCGCTGGAGGACGGCCGCGCCCCCATCCGCGCCACCATCCGCCGGCTGCGCGCCGAGCTGGACCTGCACGGCCGGGTCCACTACGTGCGCGGCGGCAAGCTGGCGCAGTTGCTGGCCGATGCCCGTAGCGCGGTGACAGTGAATTCCACCGCCGCCCAGCAGGTGCTGTTCCGCGGGATTCCGCTGAAGGTCTTCGGCGATGCGGTCTTTGCCAAACCGGAATTCGTCTCCTCCCAGCCGCTGGCGGATTTCTTCGCCGGCGCCGCCCGTCCGGACGCGACCGCCTATCGCGATTACCGGCGTTTCCTGCTGGAGACCTCGCAGGTGGCGGGCGGGTTCTACTCGGCCCGGGCGCGGCGGCAGTTGCTGCGGCTGGTGGTCGACATGATGCTGGATCCTGCCGATCCCTATGACGCGCTGAAGTCCGGGACCGCGGCGCCGCGGCAACAGTTGCGCGTCGTGAACTAG
- a CDS encoding riboflavin synthase produces MFTGIITDIGTVRATERRGDLRARIATAYQTAGIALGASIACDGVCLTVIETGADWFDVEVSAETVSKTNIAADGWPEGRRLNLERALKVGDELGGHIVSGHVDGVAEVLSLTTEGDSTRVTFRAPDALARFIAPKGSVALNGTSFTVNEVEGPTFGINMIPHTKAVTTWGNVAVGDGVNLEIDTMARYVARLQEMPG; encoded by the coding sequence ATGTTCACAGGCATCATCACCGATATCGGCACCGTGCGTGCGACCGAGCGGCGCGGCGATCTGCGCGCCCGGATCGCCACCGCATACCAGACGGCGGGCATAGCGCTTGGCGCCTCCATCGCCTGTGACGGGGTTTGCCTGACGGTGATCGAAACCGGCGCCGACTGGTTCGACGTGGAGGTCAGCGCCGAGACGGTGTCAAAGACCAACATTGCCGCCGACGGCTGGCCGGAAGGCCGACGGCTGAACCTGGAACGCGCGCTGAAGGTCGGGGACGAGCTGGGCGGGCATATCGTCTCGGGCCATGTGGACGGCGTGGCCGAGGTGCTGAGCCTGACGACGGAGGGCGACAGCACCCGTGTCACCTTCCGCGCGCCTGACGCGCTGGCCCGGTTCATCGCGCCCAAGGGGTCCGTGGCGCTGAACGGCACGTCCTTTACCGTGAACGAGGTCGAGGGCCCGACCTTCGGCATCAACATGATCCCGCATACCAAGGCCGTGACAACATGGGGCAATGTGGCGGTCGGCGATGGCGTCAACCTGGAGATCGACACCATGGCCCGCTACGTCGCGCGGCTGCAAGAAATGCCCGGCTGA
- the ribB gene encoding 3,4-dihydroxy-2-butanone-4-phosphate synthase has product MSDNVIYEQPGPVEEGWSDAISPVEEIIEDARNGRMFILVDHEDRENEGDLVIPAQMATPDAINFMATHGRGLICLSLTGRRVDELGLPLMASQNSSRHETAFTVSIEARDGVSTGISAHDRALTVATAINAAKGAQDIATPGHVFPLRARDGGVLVRAGHTEAAVDVARLAGLNPSGVICEIMSDDGTMSRLPELVAFAQKHGLKIGTISDLIAYRRRHDNLVRQRASETITSEFGGDWDMRIYADETQGSEHIVLVKGDITGDAPVLTRMHALDPLQDVIGTGPLGKSDEFRRAMRLIAAEGRGVLVLLRDTHMKIAVGDEVSPQVLRQYGLGAQILSSLGLSRLELLTNSPKPSIVGLDAYGLEITGTRRIEDA; this is encoded by the coding sequence ATGTCCGACAACGTGATCTACGAACAACCCGGCCCCGTCGAGGAGGGATGGTCCGATGCCATCTCCCCGGTGGAGGAGATCATCGAAGACGCCCGCAACGGGCGCATGTTCATTCTGGTCGATCACGAGGACCGCGAGAACGAGGGCGACCTGGTGATCCCCGCCCAGATGGCCACACCCGATGCGATCAATTTCATGGCGACCCACGGCCGGGGCCTGATCTGCCTGTCGTTGACGGGCAGACGCGTGGACGAGCTGGGCCTGCCGCTGATGGCGTCGCAGAATTCGTCGCGCCACGAGACCGCGTTCACCGTCTCCATCGAGGCGCGCGATGGCGTCTCCACCGGGATTTCCGCCCATGACCGTGCCCTGACCGTGGCCACCGCGATCAACGCAGCCAAGGGCGCGCAGGATATCGCCACGCCAGGCCATGTCTTTCCGCTGCGCGCCCGCGACGGCGGCGTTCTGGTCCGCGCCGGTCATACGGAGGCGGCCGTGGACGTGGCGCGCCTGGCCGGGCTGAACCCCTCGGGGGTGATCTGCGAGATCATGAGCGATGACGGCACCATGTCGCGTCTGCCCGAACTGGTGGCCTTTGCCCAGAAACACGGGCTGAAGATCGGCACGATCTCCGACCTGATCGCCTATCGTCGGCGTCACGACAACCTGGTCCGCCAGCGCGCGTCCGAAACCATTACCTCGGAATTCGGTGGCGATTGGGATATGCGGATCTATGCGGACGAGACCCAGGGCAGCGAACATATCGTGCTGGTCAAGGGCGACATCACCGGCGATGCGCCCGTACTGACCCGGATGCACGCGCTGGATCCCTTGCAGGACGTGATCGGCACCGGCCCCTTGGGTAAATCCGACGAATTTCGCAGGGCCATGCGCCTGATCGCCGCCGAGGGGCGGGGCGTGCTGGTTCTGCTGCGCGACACCCACATGAAGATCGCCGTGGGCGACGAGGTCTCTCCGCAGGTGCTGCGGCAATACGGGCTGGGCGCGCAGATCCTGTCCTCGCTGGGCCTGTCACGGTTGGAGTTGCTGACCAATTCGCCGAAGCCCAGCATCGTCGGGCTGGACGCCTATGGCCTGGAAATCACCGGAACCCGCAGGATCGAGGACGCGTAA
- a CDS encoding 6,7-dimethyl-8-ribityllumazine synthase, whose product MAANEQHYTLPRGTLDRPAKLLIVVAPYYRDIADQLIAGARAEAEAWGASHDLIEVPGALEIPTAIGMAERMSSFDAFVALGCVIRGETTHYETVCNDSSRALTLLGLQGLAIGNGILTVETRDQALARARVAEQNKGGGAAAAALHLLALSRKWGAQRKGVGFRPSEGEFRLAGHSDDTPTA is encoded by the coding sequence ATGGCCGCCAACGAACAGCATTACACCCTGCCGCGCGGCACTCTGGACCGCCCTGCCAAGCTGTTGATCGTGGTCGCGCCCTATTATCGCGACATTGCCGACCAGCTGATCGCCGGCGCCCGCGCCGAAGCCGAGGCCTGGGGCGCCAGCCATGACCTGATCGAGGTCCCCGGTGCGCTGGAAATCCCCACCGCCATCGGCATGGCTGAACGGATGTCCAGTTTTGACGCCTTCGTCGCCCTGGGTTGCGTGATCCGCGGTGAGACGACCCACTACGAGACGGTGTGCAACGACAGCTCCCGCGCGCTGACGCTGTTGGGCTTGCAGGGGCTGGCCATCGGCAACGGCATTCTGACCGTGGAGACCCGTGACCAGGCGCTGGCCCGCGCGCGGGTGGCGGAACAGAACAAGGGCGGCGGTGCCGCAGCTGCGGCCTTGCATCTTCTCGCGCTTTCGCGCAAATGGGGCGCCCAGCGGAAAGGTGTGGGCTTTCGCCCCTCCGAAGGGGAGTTTCGGCTGGCAGGACATTCCGACGACACCCCCACCGCCTGA
- the nusB gene encoding transcription antitermination factor NusB: MTDDTNSDLPEPKAALPLSGNRKRRMRSASRLYAVQALFQMEASGQTAQRVMVEFEDHRLGAIYEEGEMEEGDLTLFRSVVEDAVNWQARIDQMTDRALVAKWPIARIDPTLRALFRAAGAELLEGDAPPKVVIVEYVDVAFAFFPQGKEAKFVNAVLDHMAREARPEAF, encoded by the coding sequence ATGACAGACGATACCAATTCCGACCTGCCCGAACCCAAGGCCGCGCTGCCCCTGTCGGGCAATCGCAAGCGGCGGATGCGCTCTGCCTCGCGGTTGTATGCCGTGCAGGCGTTGTTCCAGATGGAGGCCTCGGGCCAGACCGCGCAACGTGTGATGGTGGAGTTCGAGGACCATCGCCTGGGCGCCATCTACGAGGAAGGCGAGATGGAGGAGGGCGACCTGACCCTGTTCCGCTCTGTCGTGGAAGACGCGGTCAACTGGCAGGCCAGGATCGACCAGATGACCGACCGTGCGCTGGTCGCCAAGTGGCCGATCGCGCGCATCGATCCGACCCTGCGCGCCCTGTTCCGTGCCGCCGGCGCGGAGCTTCTGGAAGGGGATGCGCCGCCCAAGGTGGTGATCGTCGAATATGTCGACGTGGCCTTTGCCTTCTTCCCGCAGGGGAAAGAGGCGAAATTCGTCAATGCCGTGCTGGATCACATGGCGCGGGAGGCCCGGCCAGAGGCGTTCTGA
- a CDS encoding MmcB family DNA repair protein, producing MTTFTPTPVPPQPGQILARGVCRLLASHGFACVEEFVPKRGKRLDVMAIGPKGELWIVECKSSRADFTSDAKWQSYLEWGDRFFWAVDADFPVDLLPEESGLILADSHGGEILRMGPETRLAGARRKALTTKLARDAARRLQGLRDPRL from the coding sequence TTGACGACATTCACCCCCACCCCGGTGCCGCCGCAACCGGGGCAGATTCTGGCCCGCGGTGTTTGCCGCCTGCTGGCCAGTCACGGTTTCGCCTGTGTGGAGGAGTTCGTGCCAAAAAGGGGGAAGCGGCTGGATGTGATGGCGATTGGCCCGAAGGGGGAATTGTGGATCGTCGAATGCAAATCATCGCGGGCGGATTTCACCTCCGACGCGAAATGGCAAAGTTATCTGGAATGGGGCGACCGCTTCTTCTGGGCCGTGGACGCCGATTTCCCGGTCGACCTTCTTCCGGAGGAGAGTGGCCTGATCCTGGCCGATTCCCATGGTGGGGAAATCCTGCGCATGGGGCCGGAGACGCGGCTGGCCGGGGCCCGGCGCAAGGCGCTGACCACGAAACTGGCGCGCGACGCGGCGCGCCGGCTGCAAGGTTTGCGCGATCCCCGATTATAG
- a CDS encoding DUF6324 family protein — translation MGIDTERDIEANLQIGPTDTGMVRLFIEANGMEIPMDFEPGEAIEIAEEIRAAAMAAEKVGKKSKRR, via the coding sequence ATGGGCATCGACACAGAACGCGACATCGAAGCGAATCTTCAGATCGGACCGACCGATACGGGGATGGTTCGACTTTTCATCGAAGCCAACGGAATGGAAATCCCGATGGATTTCGAACCCGGTGAGGCGATCGAGATTGCCGAAGAGATTCGCGCAGCCGCCATGGCGGCCGAAAAGGTTGGCAAGAAGAGCAAGCGTCGCTGA
- a CDS encoding DUF6476 family protein has protein sequence MAENPRNDMPEADPVEEPANLRLLRQLVTVLTAVMIAGFLVLLVVVVIRFTAVPEAGIPDTITLPEGMIPAAFTRGTDWFAVVTADDRILIYSAETGALRQDIQIVTDR, from the coding sequence ATGGCCGAGAATCCTCGTAACGACATGCCGGAGGCGGACCCGGTGGAAGAACCCGCCAACCTGCGCTTGCTGCGTCAGCTCGTGACCGTGCTGACCGCTGTGATGATTGCGGGGTTTCTAGTCCTCCTTGTCGTGGTTGTCATCCGCTTTACCGCCGTGCCGGAGGCCGGGATTCCCGATACGATCACCTTGCCTGAGGGTATGATACCGGCCGCCTTCACACGGGGGACCGACTGGTTCGCCGTGGTCACGGCGGACGATCGCATCCTGATCTACTCCGCCGAAACTGGCGCGCTGCGGCAGGACATTCAGATCGTGACGGACAGGTAG
- a CDS encoding RluA family pseudouridine synthase translates to MVTAPEADHIIVRIADDPPARLDKALARDVPVAAALSRTRLARLIAEGAVRRGGIALTDAKTRVTAGEDIVIHVPRIVDIPTAAEAIPLDIRYEDADLVVVLKPAGMVVHPAPGAPNGTLVNALLSHCGDTLSGIGGKRRPGIVHRIDKETSGLLVVAKSDRAHHGLAAQFAAHTAERAYLALCHGVPDPSDPRLRGLRGVGWESGAILRMATQLDRHRGDRQKQAVTFDGGRHAVTRAKVLERFGQPAAAALLECRLETGRTHQIRVHMAYAGHGLVGDPVYGGRRRASANALGPVVAAALTGFRRQALHAAVLGFDHPVTGAEMRFEAELPDDFADLLTRLRG, encoded by the coding sequence ATGGTCACCGCTCCCGAGGCAGATCATATCATCGTCCGGATCGCTGACGATCCGCCTGCCCGTCTTGATAAGGCGCTTGCCCGCGATGTGCCAGTGGCGGCGGCGCTGTCGCGGACCCGGTTGGCGCGGCTGATTGCAGAGGGAGCCGTCCGCCGCGGCGGAATAGCATTGACCGATGCGAAAACGCGGGTGACGGCGGGGGAGGATATCGTGATCCATGTCCCCCGGATCGTCGATATCCCAACAGCGGCGGAGGCGATTCCCCTCGACATCCGGTACGAGGATGCGGATCTGGTGGTCGTTCTGAAACCGGCCGGCATGGTGGTGCACCCGGCGCCAGGCGCCCCGAATGGCACCTTGGTCAACGCGCTGCTGTCCCATTGCGGGGACACGTTGTCCGGGATCGGTGGCAAACGCCGCCCGGGGATCGTGCACCGGATCGACAAGGAGACCTCGGGCCTTCTGGTGGTGGCGAAATCGGACCGGGCGCATCACGGCCTGGCGGCGCAATTCGCCGCCCACACGGCGGAACGGGCCTACCTTGCCCTGTGTCACGGGGTGCCGGATCCGTCGGATCCCAGGTTGCGCGGCCTACGCGGCGTCGGTTGGGAAAGCGGCGCGATCCTGCGGATGGCCACACAGCTGGACCGCCATCGCGGCGATCGGCAGAAGCAGGCGGTGACCTTTGACGGGGGCCGCCATGCGGTCACGCGGGCGAAGGTTCTGGAGCGGTTCGGCCAGCCTGCGGCAGCGGCGCTGTTGGAATGTCGGCTGGAAACCGGGCGGACGCATCAGATTCGCGTGCACATGGCCTATGCCGGGCACGGGCTGGTCGGCGATCCGGTATATGGCGGGCGCAGGCGGGCCTCTGCCAATGCGTTGGGCCCGGTCGTGGCGGCGGCGCTGACCGGGTTCCGGCGGCAGGCCCTACATGCCGCCGTGCTGGGGTTCGATCATCCCGTCACCGGCGCCGAGATGCGGTTCGAGGCGGAATTGCCGGACGATTTCGCCGATCTTCTGACCCGCCTGCGCGGATAG
- the rpoH gene encoding RNA polymerase sigma factor RpoH translates to MSNYANLPAPTPEGGLNRYLQEIRRFPMLEPEQEYMLAKRWVEDQDTEAAHQLVTSHLRLAAKIAMGYRGYGLPQAEVVSEANVGLMQAVKRFDPEKGFRLATYAMWWIRASIQEYILRSWSLVKLGTTSAQKKLFFNLRKAKARIGALEDGDLHPDKVKQIATDLGVTEAEVISMNRRMSGGDASLNATVGAEADSAMQWQDWLEDEDANQAEDYAERDELTARRELLAEAMSVLNDREKDILTQRRLSEETVTLEDLSETYGVSRERIRQIEVRAFEKLQQKMRDLAREKGMLAIA, encoded by the coding sequence GTGAGCAATTATGCAAATCTTCCGGCACCAACCCCGGAAGGCGGGCTTAACCGCTACCTTCAGGAGATTCGCAGGTTCCCAATGCTGGAGCCGGAGCAGGAATACATGCTCGCCAAACGCTGGGTCGAAGACCAGGACACCGAGGCCGCGCACCAATTGGTGACGTCGCACCTGCGGCTGGCGGCAAAAATCGCCATGGGCTACCGCGGCTATGGCCTGCCCCAGGCGGAGGTCGTCTCGGAAGCCAATGTCGGGCTGATGCAGGCGGTCAAACGCTTCGATCCTGAGAAGGGCTTTCGGCTTGCGACCTATGCCATGTGGTGGATTCGCGCCTCCATCCAGGAATATATTCTGCGTTCCTGGAGCCTTGTGAAACTTGGCACGACTTCGGCGCAGAAGAAACTCTTCTTCAACCTCCGCAAGGCCAAGGCCCGGATCGGCGCGCTGGAGGACGGTGACCTGCATCCCGACAAGGTCAAGCAGATTGCGACCGACCTGGGCGTGACAGAGGCTGAGGTCATTTCCATGAACCGGCGGATGTCCGGCGGCGATGCGTCCCTGAACGCCACCGTGGGTGCGGAAGCCGACAGCGCCATGCAATGGCAGGACTGGCTGGAGGACGAGGATGCCAACCAGGCAGAGGATTACGCGGAGCGGGACGAATTGACCGCGCGTCGCGAACTTCTGGCAGAGGCGATGTCTGTCCTGAACGATCGGGAGAAGGATATCCTGACCCAACGCCGACTGAGCGAAGAGACCGTGACGCTGGAAGACCTGTCGGAAACCTACGGCGTCAGCCGCGAGCGGATTCGCCAGATCGAGGTCCGGGCGTTTGAAAAGCTGCAACAGAAGATGCGCGATCTGGCCCGTGAAAAGGGCATGCTGGCGATCGCCTGA
- a CDS encoding M20 family metallopeptidase, giving the protein MSRDAAIAKVSDYFDQGTFQSELADLVAFESTSQDPEGAPELRRYLDEAMLPRLQALGFDCEMLENPDPRGGPLLIGERREGDDLPMILTYGHGDTVRGQEGMWREGLHPWTLVEEGDRLYGRGAADNKGQHLINIAALEAVLAVRGRLGFNLRIVLEMSEEVGSCGLPEVFRSHKDKLTADVLIASDGPRLQPDVPTMFMGSRGGTTFDLTVETHEGAHHSGNWGGLLADPAMILAHALACITDRRGQIKLPEWRPDSLTDKVRAAVRDLPVTGGEGPEVNPDWGEADLTPAERVFGWNSFAVLAMVSGVPEAPVNAISGWARATCQLRYVVGTDPEDVIPALRRHLDAHGFENVTITPHDRGFFAATRLDPDHPWAEFVGQSIRTTSGGDLHVLPNLAGSLPNDSFTDILDLPTIWVPHSYRGCSQHAPNEHVLKGVSRDALRVMAGVFWDIGETGGPAA; this is encoded by the coding sequence ATGAGCCGCGACGCCGCAATCGCCAAGGTCAGCGATTATTTCGATCAGGGAACGTTCCAGTCCGAACTGGCCGATCTGGTCGCCTTTGAAAGCACCAGCCAGGATCCTGAAGGCGCACCTGAACTGCGCCGCTATCTGGACGAGGCGATGCTGCCCCGGCTCCAGGCCCTGGGCTTCGACTGCGAGATGCTGGAAAATCCCGATCCGCGCGGTGGGCCGCTTCTGATCGGGGAACGGCGCGAAGGCGATGACCTGCCGATGATCCTGACCTATGGCCACGGCGATACCGTGCGCGGACAGGAGGGCATGTGGCGCGAGGGGCTGCACCCCTGGACCTTGGTGGAGGAAGGTGACCGCCTCTATGGCCGGGGCGCTGCGGACAACAAGGGGCAACACCTGATCAACATCGCCGCGCTGGAGGCCGTTCTGGCCGTGCGTGGGCGGCTGGGGTTCAACCTGCGGATCGTCCTGGAGATGAGCGAGGAGGTCGGCTCCTGCGGGCTGCCGGAGGTGTTCCGCAGCCACAAGGACAAGCTGACCGCCGATGTGCTGATCGCCTCCGACGGGCCGCGCCTGCAACCGGACGTGCCGACGATGTTCATGGGCTCGCGCGGCGGAACGACCTTCGACCTGACGGTCGAGACGCATGAAGGCGCGCACCATTCCGGCAATTGGGGCGGCCTGCTGGCCGACCCGGCGATGATCCTGGCCCATGCGCTGGCCTGCATCACCGACCGCCGGGGCCAGATCAAGCTGCCCGAATGGCGCCCCGACAGCCTGACCGACAAGGTCCGCGCCGCCGTGCGCGATCTGCCCGTCACCGGCGGCGAGGGCCCGGAGGTGAACCCCGATTGGGGCGAAGCGGACCTGACCCCCGCCGAACGCGTCTTTGGCTGGAACAGTTTCGCCGTGCTGGCCATGGTTTCCGGCGTGCCGGAGGCCCCGGTGAACGCGATTTCGGGCTGGGCACGGGCCACCTGCCAGCTGCGCTATGTCGTCGGCACAGATCCCGAGGACGTGATTCCCGCCCTGCGCCGCCATCTGGATGCGCACGGGTTCGAGAATGTGACCATCACCCCCCATGATCGCGGCTTCTTTGCCGCGACGCGGCTGGACCCGGACCACCCCTGGGCCGAATTCGTCGGCCAGTCGATCCGCACCACCAGCGGCGGTGATCTGCATGTGCTGCCGAACCTCGCCGGATCGCTGCCCAACGACAGCTTCACCGACATCCTGGACCTGCCGACGATCTGGGTGCCGCATTCCTACCGCGGCTGTTCGCAGCACGCACCGAATGAGCATGTGCTGAAAGGTGTCAGCCGCGATGCCCTGCGCGTCATGGCCGGCGTCTTCTGGGACATCGGCGAAACCGGCGGCCCGGCCGCCTGA